TTACTAACCAATTGGTAAAAAAGAAATAATCCGTTTTAGTCCAATATGGGGATGTAGCTCAGATGGTAGAGCGCTCGCTTAGCATGCGAGAGGTACGGGGATCGATACCCCGCATCTCCagtcataaattttaattgatattttttgtaatttctatTTCCCGCCAGTCTGTTCCCTCCAAAAAAAGCGACATTTCATTCAGTTTCACTTAAACATTAGTGTGTGCGATGATAATCTCTCCCCCACTGGCCACCTGCATAACCTTGAGGTTAATAACTGAATTACAATGGTGCAATTCGGCGGCGATCAGTTAAATCTCCTTCAGGTTAGTCTGTTAACTGGTTATTGCTTTACTTTCTAATCTTAATTTCAGATGTTACGCAATTCTTCCAAATTTAGTTCtcgattttattttaatcgaTCAGGTTGCATaatatgatcaacatttaatttaattttgtttatgcCACTTCTAATTTAGTTTTCTTCAACAACATCATTTCCTTTCCTTTTGATCCCAGCTTAAAATAATTCTAGGTTAAGAAAAGAAGCGAATTCTCGAATAGAACacacaatttcaattttttgatataaGACTAGAAAATAATTAAGCACGATTACAGCAACTCAGTAAGGTACAGAGCTTAAATAAGAGCATAATCACACACATGCCTGGCTTCGTTCCTGTCGCACTTCATTATTGTATTAATCTATTAATTACAGAGAACAAATAACCGAAGCCTTTCCTTCTTGTGCATATGCGCCTATTTTTTCTTGTTTGCTTTCTTACATTAGCTCTGAGCTTTATTACTGCAGCCTTAGATTCTTCATCAACCtgctgaaaaaaataataatcaatagGTAGGTTAGTTTCCGCAATTTTGTTAGTTTTGATGTCTTGTATtgcttaatttaaattattttcactTGACATAATCATTAATACATTAAAAATCCTGGTAATGTGTTTATTTAATGAGGATAGAGTAAGTGTGGGAGTTAGCGCACGTTGGGTTCATGAACagtttattttcttaatttgctGATACTGCTCCCTGAACTTTTAAGCTAGATCCAAGAAATTTTCTGGTGAGATTTGGGGATAAATGAAGTAGAATATGAAATctgatttaaaaacaaattgtgTTGCGTCACATGCTGATTCTTATCTATACTAGAAGCACCGGccgaatttataataatatatagcCAATCTACAAACTCTAGGACCATGTGCATGTGATATAAAACAAGCAGGATTAGATTTCATGTGGTGTTTTCtttcttataattttgtttAGGAAGTTTGGATGTGGATAGGTAAAACTTTACAGATTTGATCAAAAGTAGCTTGAGGGAAAACAGGGTCGGTGTCTGATCTAGTCTTTTGACATGTAGCTACCGAATAAAGGAAAAGGACAAGCTGGTGACATATATTACATTTCTAGGGAAAGGTAAAGACATTTAACTCCACACAGCTCGTTCCTAGTGATGTTACTGTAAACTTTTAATATGTTATAGCATAAAACAATGAGTTGCTtcacttatttaatttaatttaataggaCTTACACATGCATGCTATAGATGAATTTGAGGATAAAAATAGTGTTTGATGAATTTCTGTGTGAAATGATTATCCTGGCTTAAACTTGTAGCACTTGGTGGATCACACAGTCAAGTGTAACTAGTAAGCAGCAATAAGAAATGAGCTGACACGTTTTAGACTACATATCCTGATAAGAGGAACGTTATATCTATCTAacagttattattattattctcaaTTGAGATATATAGCAAGCAAGATATCTTGCTATGCTTTTGCAGTATATAGCAAATATTCACCAGTTTAAACTCTACCTCTGTTCTTCGCCAATTCCTCTACCTTTAACTCCAGTAGTTTTATAGTTGGGAAGTGGAGCTTGGCCAGATTCTATGTAAATGAGATCCTCCACTAGACGATCATAATGCCTCTTTACTTCTTCAGGAGACTTTCCACCCACAGCCTTGGCAACATTTTGCCAGCGCTCTGGGGTATCCTTGTCATACTTGGCTAGCGCTTTTTCGAATAGCTTGTTTTGTTTGGGTGTCCAGGATGAGCTAGAACCGTGCGGAGAAGATGAAAAGTAGCTTGATGCCATTTCCTCGCGGTATTCGTATGAAAGATAATTTGTATTGAAGGCAGAGATGATAGTAGAAATGTTGAATCCTAatgcaaaaggaaaagaaagttGAAGAGGGAAAAATAAAGTTGAGAGCTACTGCCTCAGTCAAGGGAAAAAGACTGAAGTCAAGGGGCGGTATGGGTAAGAGATTGGCAAGCTTGCTCCTTATAAGCAGGAGAGGACGGTGGGGTTATGAGTTATGCAAGTTGGCGAATATTTTTTTACAAGATAGCATAAACAAGATGTGATTCGCTTCCTTAAGCAGAAGAGTAAAAAAGGACAATAAATGAAAAGAGAATCCATGTCAAAGGACTAATTAACTCTTTATAAAAGTCCGTTGCTTGTCTTGTATAATGTCATCAGAAAGTGGAATTCTTCGAGAATTTTACCTAGTGGGGATTAGATCCCATTTCTGACTTTACCCTTACCCATCCTACACTGTGAACCGCCATTCCAACTTTTAGACCTGCATAACGCATAGTAGTGGCACTTGGATTTTCTTGCCCTTGTTTATTTGCTCAACTTGCAATAATATACCGTTACTATACGTAGTATAGGTTTATTAGCCACTCTTTTTGCTGTGAATAagatcttggatttgtttcttgcaATTGGCTATTAAAAGAATACAAAATTCAAATGGAGTATATCATTCTTTTCTGAGTTGCACTTAGCAACAATGTCAATAGTACTATAGACAATGCTTCAGTTAGTAATGTTATGCCACCCCAGTATCTTTCTGATatagcttaaaaggtgtaaGGTATAAAATCTTGCCTTCATGTTCTGTCATGTCTATGATCTTTATCCTTTGATTTGCTTGGTATCTTAAGGAAAACGAATAAGTTCAATTGTGGTTACCAAATTATTACCATCATCATCTACAGGCCTCTTGTCTTATTCTATCTTCCATACACTGGAAATTTAATCTCAACCCTCAGAATTCTGCAATTACGCCTCACGAGATAAGGCGGCGCCATGTATCTTATTGGACAGTTTGGTTACTACAGTCTAGAAACAGAAACATGCATTTTCTTTTGGATTACTTCCTTGTAATTTACTATATCATTTAATCATCCAAAGCTTATCTGGTAACTTAGGACGTCATTGATATGGGAACTTGGGAACAGTGTGTCATCTTTTCTGCTCAATGTTCCGAGGGATATCTTATAATAGTGCGGTGAGTTTGTGGCTGAATCAGCATAATCACTAGATGTTGCACTTTGAGGGGATATTGTGTCAGTTCTTCAGTAGAGTTGCTGTCTTGTAATACATAGTGAAACCCTTAAATTACCATTCGACCCTTCATGAAAATGTCCTATCTTTATTTATTCTCTAATCATTCTGTTATCATCTGCTTGGTGGACTGTACGGTTATCTCTTATCCAACCGCTTTTGGGGTATTGTTCTATATGGTCCTTAGGTTATACTCGTATAAATGTTAGGTTCCAGTTTTTTGTGCACTTCAAGTGCAATGCAGTCTCCTTTTATGTCAATGAATTTTAAGTATAAGGTACTAATACATGGGTGTCAATTGTTGATAAAACATTTTAAGGTGTcaataatcactcaaaaaagttcgccttttttttttatttatattccaaCCTTTTATAACATCAATTTTGGTCTAATTTTGATAAGTATTTCCTTTTATTGAGAGTCAATaagtacattttaattgtcgATAATTagacattatatatatatataaaataatttttttaattatggtcaaatcttttattttattaatagaaaaatatttatcaaaattagacTACAATTGATGAGTCTAAACTTTTGTCATatgaaaaagtaaaaatatttgattttttttttttgaataattggCTAACAATGAAatgtaattatcaaaatttggaCAAAATGGACGTTTTTGAAAGAGTgagatataaatgaaaaaaaagtcaaaaaataaaatatttttgagtgtTTAGTCCAAATAAACTGTGAAACTGCAGTTGTTAAACTAGCTCTATTGCTTGTTTAAGAACCATTTATTATCATAAGAAATTTTGATcatcaaataagttaaaaaagatAATAACACAAAGAAAACTAGTACTTTATATATTGCAAAGAGTTAActctaaaatatataatataatttagtaATAGTCTAacacaaaaagaagaaaaatattatACTATCCTTatacttataataataaaaaaaaagtaattacaaTATACTCCATCCATcttagaaatataaaaataaaattgctaCTTCTAGTACTACTTTTAAtgttaatcaaaataaattatcataaaCATTAAACATAGCGGCTTTATCATTAATTCATAAtgattcatttaaaaaaaaaattaaagatatattaagaatattatattaacttaactATATGATTAATTTCATCATCCTTGTAAAAGTGTGAGTTTTTTCTATTTCTATGGGTTTGATTGTATAGCTGGGCAAAGCGGCTGGAGAACTAGAGCTGGTTTCATTTGCTGCGTTCCTGTGTAGAGAGACCTTCAGTTTCGATAGTAGATATAGAAAAATCGTTAGTTTCATATGAGTAGTGTTCTTGTAAGAGGGTGATATATAGTATGAATAAATGAGCCTAATTCTTTTGTGGAATACAATTCAGGTATGACTTTCTACTGCAATatgctttatttttctttagatCTCATTAATTTTGCTAGTACATTTTCTTCCGCAGCAACATCAAATAACATTAAAACTCAATGCCTCCGTGTTTAACAAACCATATATTTCTGGAATGGATACCTTTAATTAGTGAACCTATATTGGGATTTACTATTTCTGGGGTAAAGGTGTTAAAtccatattttaatattttggaatgtaaataaatgtttttaaattttacactTATTGCTGACTTTAGTTCGTGCTCTTACTAGTATAATTATATATGCCTTGTCAACAGTTGCATGCATTAGTATTTAGTGCAATTATTGGAGATTAGAGTAGTCCTGAGAGTAGCTATAAGAGATCAACAAAAATGGATAGATTATTTGATGCTTGGGTCGAGATCTTGGCTCACATTAGAAAGAATCAGTAGGCGATTTAGTAATGTAAATGGGGAAGGCATCTCTATAAAATAAACAGcattttgcttttgtttttgaTGTATAGAATCTATTCTTGTCATTCTCCACCTCAACAAAAAGTATTTCAACGTTTTCATTTTTATGGTGGAGCCATGGAGACCCATTCTCTTCGTCTTTACAATTACAGGTCCTTTCATCTTATGATTGGGTTACAGTATTTTACTCCGACTCAAATTCGTGTGGCTGTAGGCTGTAGTCCAGTTCCTTCtttctcctcttcttcttcttttttgggTTATGAAAATTGCAAGTTTGACGTTTTCTGTCATGTCAAGATACCACGCCTCTCTAATTTTCAGTCCACTCATTTAGAATCCGGTTTGGTATGtttattgtaaaattttaaattttttagtttggttttttattttgaaaaactgGACatctatataatatttttttaataataagaatagatttttttttgtctttaatgaTTAAAAGGTTTTATATATTACAATTCAGTTTAAATCTGATTCctaaatttaatatgtattaatttttgcttaagattatttacatattttggttaaattagaatttgaacaaaactaaatttactttttaattcagtttttttttctttcaaaattgaacctagttcattttttttacttcaGTCTTGTTTTTAGTTTCTTTCGAAACCACTCAGTTTAATATTTCTACTTCCGAACTTACCGATCTACATACCTACATGAGTGTTTATCTTAAGTAATTGTTGTGCCacatcatttttacatcaagttaataaatatttataatagaaaattttaattgttgtttgttttttattattaaatattttaacatggcTAATAAACCTCATTAGTCTTTTAGTACGCATGACGAGACACAATCGTTCCCTAAGATAATTATTCCACCTACACTCATCCTAATGAAAAGCAAGAGGACCACAATTAAGAGAATTTATCTTATAAGAAAAGTGAAAAAAGAAAAGGCAAAATCTTTAtctccaaaaaattaaaatgaggaAGACGTTTTAGCTCATGGAATGTCCTGAAAGATAAAAATTGGACGCCTGAGGCCCATGTGGCAACTgataatatcttaaaaaataaaagatataattaaaaattattaaaaattaatttaaaaaataaatcaaatattaaaagtgtttttatttttcattttttcacgAGTAGTGCATCTCACTTGCTTAGGTAAGAGTGGGGGAGGGACGTTTTGATATGGAAATACAAATATTAGGTTTGTTTGTATTAAAAATCGTGAAGATGactcatttaatattttataccaaATTAAGGAGCGATTTAATCCTTTGTTCatcacaaatttaaaaacttaGCTAAAATCCAAGATAGTTAATGATTCAGGAAATAATATCTGTATTTGAGAATACATTTGATTTATGGTGTAATAATGCTtccatttgaaaattttaagctCCTCTCTATTTGGTTTCTGATGCTCTACTTTGATTAGTTATGGTTAAGGTTAGGAATGAGTCCAACTGAGTCCAAATTATgtcaatttttagtttaaactCATACATGTTATACAAACTCGAGTTCGAGCTTGgtttaaatgaatttaaattttcaaatttaaatccGAGTTAGAAGGACACTCAAATTATTCCACGTGGATTTGAATAAGATTGAATTTATCGAAAAACTTATCATATTTGATGCATTAATAAATTATcagaaataaaaattcatttatctTATACTTGAGTTTAGTTTGAGAATAAATTCGAGTAGGTTGAACATAATTTTGACTTGAAATTTTTTAGTCGATATTATTACGCACAAGCAGCCAAATtctattgtttttcttttttgtcaaaagatggttttatttaattgatatgaAAAATTAACTACGAGAGTTTCAATTCTAGTTGCAATAATTGATCTAGATAATACATTAAATTAGGGCTTCTTAATAATATATTGTCTctcaaaataatatcaaaaactTACATCTAACAAATAAATTTAGTCAAGTGAAAAAATACAAAGttaaataattagaataaaaaaatcctaaatttGTTATAGATTTATGAAACTAGATTCAATCagtaaaagttaaatttataaaaagattttttaaatgaaaacgcAAAAATTTAAACTTGGACGACGcacttatttttattgatttcttaAAAGTTCACCATTTGAAAAGATATAATCCATCTAATAACCCCATATTAGGGATGACAATGGGGCGGGATGGAGGTGGGGAAGCTATCCCCATTCCCGTCCCCATTTATTTGATGGGGATTAATCCATTCCCATCTCCATCCACGTGGATTTCCCATCCCAATGGGAATCCCCACATACtcgtataattttaatataaatatttaaatatttttatgaactatttaatattaataatataaaaaattataaattaaattattccaaaaattaattaatcatctaaaatattaagcaattttaaatattaaaataaaataatcaaaacaaaataaaataaaaaaatgttaaaagtcGTTACTCAATGTtctgataattaaataaaattatttaaaattatgaataatatattaaaaattgtaacaaattatataaaaatagatcAGGTCCCCATTgagacggggatggggatccccatggggtgaGGACTACATCTTTCGTCCCCTCCCCATCCACGTGGATGGGGGAATAATCTTTCCCCATCCCCGTACCCATGGGGGTAATTGGTGGGGATTCCCCACTCCATCAGGGGCGGGTCCCCATGGGGATCGAGAATTCCCTCCCTATTGTCATCCCTACCTCATATATAGGGGATGGAACCAAAACAAgacagaaaaataattattaataacataTAATAGGGTGACGATATTTCTAGATCAACATTTTATAGAGTTAgagcaattttttaattttggacaTTACTGCCCCTTTAATAATTAGGCATCTCTTTTCTTGTTTTAGTTATCTTTTTTATTCCTAAATTAGTCTTATTTAATAGGAAATAAaatacttaatattttttttatcatgcttttaatatttaaattgttgtccattttatcaataattaaaaaaacacaaattaatataacaaaaattaaatatatatagtcTAATactgtaataacctaaatttttgaggtattacgtgtagtgccacgaggcataatcgtaaagattaagaacgagaaaatcagattaggattggataataaggacttagaccgaagagggtctattggaattatcgtaggataataatttaaatggaaaattattatgcgatgaattggatttaatcgggaCAAAAAtggaataagataaaataagttggaaagccagagttaataatattcacgtcaaggtccgtgaaatattattaataaatgatcgtcaagtttcgtaagtgtacgaaatcgttttagaagaaagtttgacggttagttaagaataagggttaaagtgcaaattagccactttaaggactaaagtggacttttaaccacaaacttccggaggaagttgtattttactctattttctcaagataagaaaataatattgataaagTTGTTATTgatagtcattaaaatgaaaattggacgaaaaagtgagaaaaagtgcaagttagctcaaaatggaaatttgagcgtttttggccaaaattgccaaaataaattattggaaggtgatattataagatatgatactaatattatttatttggaaaataaataatagggaatttatcgagaatcgaatgattaaaagATTAGTAGAcgaaattggacgaaagaaaaattagaaagttAAGCGAAAGGAGGTGGAAACTTCAAGGACTAAAAGAGGTACTTTGCCCACTTAATATCATCATTCAcaaatgaatattcattcatttCAAGCCAAAATTTGCAGCAACAAAGGATCAAATCCGTAACCCTTCTTCTCAATTCTTCTCCAAAATTCAAATGATCACAACTTCTTCGTTTCTCAACGAAATttagcgattcttgcggccacggaacgaggaaacgATTATCTACAGATCTGTGGGTTGAATTTGAGGTAAGGAAATCGAATTTCAGTTAAGGTTTCAGAGTTATATTTCGGATTTTACAAGTTTGATGGTGATGATGCTTGATTAAGTAAGACTTGATGTTTATGCTATGTAGTTGATTAGTTGTAGTGATTATGGAtgaaaattgatttgattatgaTGAGTGTGAGAGTTGTTCTTGGTTAGGGTTCATGAGCTAATTTAgggatttttattaatttgttttgtgaGGTGTTTACAAGCTTCCATGGAAGGTTTTTGATGATGAATTTGGGCATGGAACCTTCGGCCAAGAGACAATCATCAAGGTGAGATTTTTGAATTCTGAAATTTGTGAATTGTTGATTGATGTATTGAATGATGGAAATGGCATATATAGTTGGCAATAAACATGAGCTCTAGGTGGTTGATGAATTGATTGTAAGAAATTGTGTAGTGTTGAGTAAGATTGATTGAAACTTTGAAAGGAGAAAGGGCTAAGGGTTTCGGCCCCTAAGCTATGATGATTATATGAGATTCAAGTATGAATATAGGCATTGATTATGAGTCAATTAGAGCTGAAGTCAAGTTGTGTTTGGTTAGTAAAGaagattataaaaattgaatgaaaaataGATTAGTGTTTTGACCTTGATGTGAAGTTCTTGTTCAAGTGAACTTGAACAATGTTATATCTTGGATTTGAGATTGGTATTGATGTATAAGGTCCGAATTGTGTTTATATAGGAACATGATGTCGATAGGTGTGAGTCTTGACGGGTTATAGTTACGAATCAAATGTACGAACTAGATTGACGAATTGCAGAAAACTGTTCTGCATAACAGTCATGTTACGAGGACCATATCTGGAGTTCTATAACACCAAATCAGGTTCTGTTTGATTGTACAAAAACTTGAATGTGTCCTCTACAATTGTCTAGTTTTAAGCTTTCTCTAATTCTGCCTCTAAGATGGTCAAATTGAGCGgaacattttattgctcaaGCAGGTCTGCAGTTTTAGGACAGCCTTATGTAAAACACTTCTGAgcttgttttcgacaccttcgggtgcaaTTCATGGTctgagacctaaacgaaagttgtaggcggcgttctaaactttaagaatgtcgatttcgttcaggggtcaaactatttTAGATAAGCGTTTTTAATAACCGAAGTAGGTTGATCGAACTAGTTTTAGATGCGTAATCGTAAttagatttgttattaattcgtagcgttatcgaatttgcgtagactcgaaGGAGCGACTATCGATAAGGCTCGAGGCAAACGGATCGAGATATTGTCAagcttatttgaagaatttggatagcaagtggtgagtacactttaaattactcgtcaatattcataaagccgcgTATTTTATT
This region of Mercurialis annua linkage group LG1-X, ddMerAnnu1.2, whole genome shotgun sequence genomic DNA includes:
- the LOC126685969 gene encoding protein RADIALIS-like 3 isoform X3, translated to MASSYFSSSPHGSSSSWTPKQNKLFEKALAKYDKDTPERWQNVAKAVGGKSPEEVKRHYDRLVEDLIYIESGQAPLPNYKTTGVKGRGIGEEQR
- the LOC126685969 gene encoding protein RADIALIS-like 5 isoform X1, with translation MASSYFSSSPHGSSSSWTPKQNKLFEKALAKYDKDTPERWQNVAKAVGGKSPEEVKRHYDRLVEDLIYIESGQAPLPNYKTTGVKGRGIGEEQSRLMKNLRLQ
- the LOC126685969 gene encoding protein RADIALIS-like 5 isoform X2; translated protein: MASSYFSSSPHGSSSSWTPKQNKLFEKALAKYDKDTPERWQNVAKAVGGKSPEEVKRHYDRLVEDLIYIESGQAPLPNYKTTGVKGRGIGEEQRLMKNLRLQ